From Gimesia panareensis, the proteins below share one genomic window:
- the rpsO gene encoding 30S ribosomal protein S15: MSVTQERRAELIQEYQSKQGDTGSAEVQIAVLTERIVNLTEHLRSNVKDHASRRGLLQMVSRRRGLLDYLHKKNAESYREILDRLNIRK; this comes from the coding sequence ATGTCAGTCACTCAGGAACGAAGAGCAGAATTGATTCAAGAGTATCAGTCGAAACAAGGGGATACCGGATCTGCTGAAGTGCAGATTGCTGTGCTTACCGAACGGATTGTCAATTTAACCGAGCACCTCCGGTCGAACGTCAAAGATCACGCGAGTCGTCGTGGCCTGTTACAGATGGTCAGTCGCCGACGTGGTCTGCTGGATTATTTGCACAAGAAGAATGCAGAAAGCTATAGGGAAATTCTCGATCGGCTGAACATCCGAAAATAG